Genomic DNA from uncultured Ilyobacter sp.:
CAGTTCAGATCAATAAAGGTCTTTTGCAAAACTTCCCTCTGCACTGTTTCCAAGAAGAAGCTCCTCTAATGTCGCCGCTATGTCACCAAAGGTTCTCCTTATCCCTAGGTCTACTCCGCCCTTCACCTCTTTGCCATAGACTAAAATAGGAATATATTCTCTGGTGTGGTCTGTTCCTTGGTAAGTCGGGTCACATCCGTGATCTGCAGTCACTATAAGTATTTCATCATCTTTCATATTTTCCATTATCTCAGGAAGATATCTGTCAAACTGTTCTATGGCCTCTTTATATCCCTGTGGGTCTCTTCTATGCCCAAATTTCATATCAAAATCCACTAGATTGGTAAATATAAGACCTTTGCTGTCTTCCTTTAGAGCAGTTATTGTTTTTAGTATCCCGTCTTTATCATTGTGATTAGTTCCTCTTGTATCTGTTATACCTTCTCCTGCAAATATATCGCTTATCTTTCCTATGGCCACTACATCTTTTCCAGCAGATTTAAGTTTATCCAAAAGTGTCGCCCTTGGAGGTTTTACAGAATAATCATGTCTGTTTGAAGTTCTTTCAAATTCACCCCTAGCCCTTCCCACATAGGGTCTGGCTATAACCCTTGCTACAGGTGATTTTTCCATACATATTTCAAGTGCTGTTTCACAGGCCCTATACAATTTCTCTAAAGGTATAATCTCTTCATTGGCTGCTATCTGCAGTACCGGGTCGGCAGATGTATAGACTATCCAAGCCCCTGTTTTAAGCTGCTCTTCCCCGTATTCATCTATTACGGCAGTTCCGGAATATGGCTTGTTACATAGTATTTTCCTACCGGTTCTTTTTTCCAGTTCTTTTAAAACCTCTTCCGGAAATCCATCTGGATATGTAGGGAAAGGTTTATCACCTATCACACCTGCTATCTCCCAGTGTCCGGTAGTTGTATCTTTTCCCTTTGCCTTTTCGGCCGCTTTTCCGTAGGCCCCTATGGTGTTCTTTATCTTATCGGCTCCATTTATTTCAGTGAGATTTCCTATTCCCATTTTCTCCAGGTTGGGTATATTTAATCCTCCGCATTCTTTAGATATATTTCCAAAGGTATCCGCCCCTATATCTCCAAACTCTGCAGCATCAGGAAGATATCCTACACCTGCACTGTCTAGTACTATTATTGTGGCTCTCTCTATTTTTTTCATAGTTAAGCTCCTTTTTTCCTTATGAATTTAGTTAAGTTATTGAATTTATAAGAATTCGTTACTTTTCTCTTGAAAGAAAAGTAACCAAAAGTTCAAGAATTTTCAAATGTCTAGGAAGTAGATATTTCTTTTATCGCCTTTATGAGCTACAGTCCTCAGTTCCCTGCGGAACTTAGTCTGCAAGACGGCTGAGTGCAGGTTCTTTCCTGTATAAGCCCTGCGACTTGAAAATTCAAAAAATCTTCTCTATGAAACTCTTCTCCTGTCTCTGTGTCTTCTGTGACCAAAAGATTTTGTTATTATTCGTGTTAATTTCCCTATCTTTTATTAGTGTCCATTCGTGACAAAATCTTTTGACTCTGATATTCAGATAAATTCAGTAATTTATTAAAAAATAATAGATTAAAAAGTGGGACAAAGTCCCACTAAATAATACTTTTTTAATATTCCCCCTCTTTAGCTTTACCACTTGTTACAAGCATCACCCCTGAAGATGTTCCTAGTCTTGTTACTCCCATCTCTATGTATTTCATGGCAGTCTCTAGATCTCTTACCCCTCCAGAAGCTTTTATTTGGGCTTTGTCTCCTACCACTTCCTTCATAAGTGCTACATCTTCAAATGTTGCTCCCCCTGTACCAAATCCAGTTGAAGTTTTTACAAAATCTGCCTTGGCATTCAAGGAAAGCTGGCATGCAGTTCTCTTTTCCTTTTCAGTAAGATAACATGTCTCTATTATCACCTTTAAGACATTATCCCCTATAGCCTCTTTTATTGCTCTTATTTCATCCTCTACAAGTTTGGTTTCTCCTGATTTAAGAAGGCCTACATTTATTACCATATCTATTTCAGACGCCCCGTCCTCTATACACTTTTTTGCCTCAAATACCTTTGCCTCAGAGCTCATAGCGCCTAGAGGAAATCCTACTACGGCAGCTATTTTTACATCTGTTCCTTTTAGCTCATCTGCTGCAAGAGATACATAGCACCCGTTTACACATACAGAAAAGAATCCGTGCTCCCTTGCCTCTTGACAAAGTTTGACTATATCCTCTTTAACTGTTGTAGCCTTTAGTACTGTATGATCTATATACTTGTTGATTTCCATCTGTTATCCCCCTATAATTTCTAAAATTATTTCCTGTTTATCTATCTTTTTTTCAGAGATTACAACTGCTTGTGCAAGAGTCTCTAAAACTTCCTCTCTCAAATTTCCATTATGGAATATCTCTAGAATGGCATCACCTTTCTCTAGTTTATCCCCCACCTTAGAACACATTATTATTCCAACAGAGTGGTCTATTATATCATCTTTTGCTGCTCTTCCTGCTCCTAGCATCATAGCAGCCCTTCCTATGAGTTCTGCATTAAGGTGCTCTATATATCCATCCTTTGTTGCATAAAACACATCTTTTTCTCTTGCCTTTGGAAGAAGTGAGTAGTCATCACAGACATCGGGATTTCCCCCGCTTCCCCTTATGAATTTTCTCAGCATATCTAGGGCCTGGCCATTTTCAATGACCGCCTTTACTCGCTCTTTACCACTCTCTAGGTCAGCTGCATCCCCTTTCATCACAAGGGCCTGAGATGCTAAAGTGTAAATTAAGTCAGTAAAATCTTCCGGACCATTCCCCTTGAGAGTTTCTATGGCTTCTATAACCTCTAGGGAATTCCCCACCGCTTCACCTAAAGGCTGATCCATATTTGTGAGAAGACAGACTATGTTCCTATCAAAAGCCTTTCCAAGGTCATACATTGTCTTTGCCAGCTCTCTGGCTTCGTCTATATTCTTCATAAAGGCTCCTGAACCTACCTTCACATCCAATATTATGGCATCTGCATGTACAGCAAGCTTCTTCCCCATAATCGAACTGGCAATAAGAGGTATACTGGGTACAGTGGCTGTGACATCTCTCAGGGAATAAAGTTTCTTATCTAGGGGAACTATTTTATCTGAATATCCCATTATTCCAGTACCTGTTTCATTCACAAGTTTTATAAGCTCCTCTTTTGTCTGGGAAAATTTAAATCCCTCTATAGATTCAAATTTATCTATGGTTCCTCCTGTATGCCCCAGCCCCTTTCCTGAAAGCTTAGCAGTTCCCATTCCCAGTGCTCCAAATATAGGTGCCAGGGCTATTGTGGTCTTGTCACCGACTCCCCCTGTAGAGTGTTTGTCCACCAGAAATTTATGAGTTCCAGGAAAGTCTATGGTGTCCCCCGAATATATCATCTTTTCAGTGAAAAACTTAAGCTCTTCAGTTGTCATTCCGTTAAAGTAAACTGCCATCAAAAAAGAGGACATCTGATAATCAGGAATATTTCCCTCTAAGTATTCTCCTAGCAAAAAACCGATCTCTTCTTTTGTGAGAATCTCCTTATCCCTTTTCTTTTGTATTATATCAACTGCCCTCATAACTTACCCCCTTTAGATAGAAGCCTACAATTTATTATACAATTTTTTAAATTTTAACCTGTTTTTTATATATTTTGTCCCCAAAATATGATATAAAATTCTAATATAAAAAAATAGGACAGGTGGCATTTTATGATGAATAATTTAAGTAAACTTGAAAACTACATACAAAAATTTGGTCTTGAGGAAGTTTTTTCTCCCGAGATCAGGCGTTTCCTCAAAGTAAAAAAGTATGCCAAGGGAGAAATAATATTCAATGCCTATAAACCAGTGCTGTATATCTATTTTTTAGTAGAAGGACTTGTTGAGATAAACAGCATAATGATATCAGGGAATAAGCTGTTTATAAACAATCTTTTTCCCCTTGAGCTTATAGGAGACCTAGAGTATATGAATAAGCAAGAGGCTATTTTTGACGTGGTGGCAGCCGATAACTCTACTGTTATCCTGCTCCCCTTTGATATTGCCGAGAAATATCTAGAGGATAACCCAAAATTCTGGAGATTGCTGGCAACAGAGTGCAGTAAAAAGCTTCTTAGAACAAACAGAGCCATAATATTAAAGGGGAGTTATTCGTTAAAAACAGTCCTTGCAAACTACCTCATAAAAAATAACTATGAGATTAATTTTACCTCTTTAGTTGATTTGGCCGCCCACTTAAATGTAAGTTATAGAAATCTTTCGAGAGTAATAAAATCACTCTCTGAAGAGGGAATAATAAAAAAGCAAAGAAAAAAAATAATAACTCTCAAAAAAGAAGAGTTGAAAAACTACTCAGTTAATCTCTGAGATCCTACAAAAAAGGCTGCCCTTTCTAAAGGGCAGCCTTGAAATTACTAAATATTTTTTTTACCTTTCTTATCCTGGTTATGAGTCTTATGCAATACATTTTTAACCCATTTTATTACCTTATCTTTCTTGCTACGTTTTCTATGAGTATATTCTAGCACCGTATCCACGAGAAAATCTATGTCCTCTTTGCTGTGATTAGAGCTGAGAGATATACGTATCCTCGGAGTTGTAACAGTTGGCTTTCTTATTGCCGGAGCCATTATTCCATGATCTTTCAGAAAGACACTGAGCCCTAGTGTTTCCTCATTATCTCCAACGACCACAGGCACTATCTGGGTAGTGCTTTCTAGGGTATCTATCTCTGCTTCTTTAAGTCTAGAACGCAGATAGTCACCTAAATATTTCAAATGCTCCCTTCTACTTTTTTCGTTCTTTGTAAGCTTCATAGCTTCTAAACTGGCTCCAACCACTACCGGTGGCATAGATGTTGTATAGACAAGACTCCTGCAGTGGTTGATCAGATAATCTATGATCTCCTTTGAGGCTGCAACATAGGCTCCCTGGGAACCGTAGGCCTTTGAAAATGTACCCATATTTATATCCACCTCTTCAAGTATACCTAGTTCTTCAGCTAGCCCCAGGCCCTCTTCTCCCAAAACCCCACCACCGTGAGCTTCATCTATCATAAGAGTAACATCATACTTTTTTTTAAGTCTCACTATCTCTATTAGGTTAGCTTTGTCTCCGTCCATGCTAAACACAGAATCCACAACAATTAGAGCACGCTTATAGCCTTTTCTAAACATTCTGAGTTTATTCTCTAGGTCTTTCATATCATTGTGCCTAAATCTAATCATTTTGGCTCCACTTAGACGTATCCCATCATATATGCTCGCATGATTCAGCTTGTCACAAAACACCACGTCATTTTTCCCTACTACAGTGGATATTATCCCTAGATTGGCATCATATCCACTGTTAAAAATAAGTGCAGCATCTTTCTTTTTTTCAGATGCAATAAGTTCTTCTAGCTCTTTATAAAGAGATGCAGTTCCTACAACTACACGGCTGGCTCCACTTCCCATTCCATATTTTTCAAGGGCATCTTTAGCAGCCTCTATTATTCTCCTGTCATCTCTAAATCCTATATAGTTACTAGAAGAGAAATCCAAATATTTATTCTCTTCCATCCATATATATTTTCCCTCCAGTTTTTCTATATCTTTGATCTCTCTGAAAAGCCCCTCCCCTTTCAGGGAAACCAGCTTTTCTTTTATCTCTTTCATCATACTTGACCTCCGTTAGTCACTATCTGCCAAAGCATATTTTCACTGCTATAACTAAAGTATAACCCCTTGTTCTTTTTTTGTAAAATCTTTAATAAAGTTTACCTATATCATAAAAAAAGAAGCCATCTAAGGCCTCTTATTTATTTACTATTTTAGCCAAAACTCCGTTGATAAACTCATGAGACTTTTCTTCACCGTATTTCTTGGCAAGTTCCACAATTTCATTTATGACTATTTCATAACCTACGTCTTCTTTTAAAAGTTCGTATGTCGCAAACTTTAAAAGTGTCCTTTCAACATTTCCTATTCTGTCTAGTGTCCATCCAGTCATATTTTCCTCGATGGTTCTTTGGATTTCAGCTTTATTTTCTGTCACCCCATTGGCATATTTTTCCAAAAATTCCTGTCCTGCTTTGCTCAGCTTAAAATCATCTCTTGAAATAAAATCCTCAAGGACTTCAGTTGCGTCGACCTCATTTAATTCAGCTTCAAACAGAAGTTTAAAAAATTCTTCTCTTGCTGTTTTTCTACTCATACTCCTACCTTTCTAGTCTTCTTTTAATCTCGTAATCAGTATTTTTTTTATTCTTTTTATTTTTTCCATATCTCCAAGATTATATCCTAGACATGTTATTGCCAATACGATAAGCATCTTCACAAATCCATATTGTATCAGAATAAGACCAAAAAGAAAACCCCCTAAAGCTCCTAAATATTTTTTTCTATTTACTAAAAATTCCTCTATAAATTCCGCAACCACTATTCATCACCTCTCTCAGACCTAAAACCAGAAGTAGCCTTCCTTTTAATAAGCTTAGAAACCTTAACTTCTACGTTCTCCACCTCTACTCCAAGATACTCAAAAACATAGTCTTTAATCTGACTCTGCAGATCTAATATATTTTTTGATATTTCACTGTCAGTATAAGCATCTACCTTTACCGTAATAAATAGCTTTTTTCTTTTTATTTTATTCGAAGGTCTTATATTTTTTATGTCCGGGCTAGACCCCACTATTTCCTTCACTAGATTATTTACAGAAGATGATGATACAGTAAGCTTTCCATTTTCAGTCTGTATCTCATAATCTTTTGGTTTTTCAAAATTAGAAAGAAATTTTTCAATAGTTAAAAGAAGATAAATAGCAGATAGACCTATGAGGGCTCCCCTGAAGGCATAGCTATAAAAATCTACATTGTAAAAATATTCCGGTATAATCCCTAAATAGATTCCTCCAAGAGAAATTATAAATATACCTACCCAGGCAAGGGCAAATATTAATTTTCTAACCATTCTCATCCCTCCAAAATTAAAAGATTAGAGGCGGAAACCGCCTCTATTCTAATCTAAAATTTCAATTTCTTCTTCCGCTTCTGCTTCTGCTTCTTTTATTTTAACATCTTGTACGTATATATTTACTTCTACAACCTTTAGTCCAGTTAATTCAGTTATGTTCTTAATAACTGCTTCCTGTACCTCTCCTGCCACTTCTGGGATAGAATATCCGTACTCTACTACAATAAACACCTCTATACTGCACTCTTTTTCTCCCACCTCTACCTTTACTCCGTGGGTTGGTCTCTTTTTACCCAATATTTTATTTACTTCGTCTGCTACTCCTCCGGCTAGTTTAAAGACTCCGTCTACATCCACAGCAGCCTTTGCAGATATTACTTTTACTACGTCATCAGCAATTTTGATATTTCCTAATTCGCTCATAAAACTACCCCCCATAAATTATATCTATAAAAATATCTTTAAAAAAATAAGATGTTTTCCTTTATTTATTTTTTATTTTTATCAAAATATTCCTCTATGAAACTGGTGTATACATCACCTTTTTGATATGCTTCATTTTCAATAACCTGAAGATGGAAAGGTATCGTAGTATCCACTCCTTCTATTATATACTCTTCAAGGGCTCTTTTCATTCTTATGATAGCTTCTTCCCTGTCTGAACCATGAACTATGAGCTTGGCAATCATAGAATCATAATAAGGACTTATCACATAACCCTGATATGAATGAGAATCTATTCTTACTCCTATTCCCCCTGCAGGGATGTAGGTCTCGAGAGTTCCTGCTGACGGCATAAAATTATTCACAGTGTCCTCTGCGTTTATTCTACATTCTATGGCATGTCCCATTATAACTACATCATCCTGTGTAACAGTGAGTTTTCCCCCAGCTGCAGCTATAATCTGCTCTTTTATGATATCCACTCCTGTTACCATCTCTGTTACAGTGTGTTCTACCTGTATTCTTGTATTCATCTCCATAAAGAAGAAATCATTATTTTTGTCCACTAAGAATTCAAGGGTTCCCGCTGAATCATAATTTATTGCCTTAGCCAATTTTACTGCAGCCTCACCCATTGCAACTCTAACATCTTCAGGAAGGATGGCAGAAGGTGCCTCCTCTATAAGCTTTTGATGTCTTCTCTGTATAGAACAGTCCCTCTCCCCCAAGTGAACTACGCTTCCATGTTTATCCCCTATAATCTGTATCTCGATATGTCTCGGATTTTCCACAAATTTTTCTATGTATACATCAGGATTACCAAAGGCAGCCTCGGCCTCATTTTGTGCAGCGACCATATTGGTTGCCAGTTCATTATCATTTTTAGCGATTCTCATTCCCTTTCCACCGCCTCCGGCAGTGGCCTTTATCATTACAGGGTAACCGATTCTTTCATTTACCTCTTTTTTTGCTTCTTCTATATTTTTAATGAGTCCAGTACCTTCAGTAAGAGGAACTCCGTTTTCAACTGCTGTTTTTCTTGCAGTTGCCTTGTCACCCATATTTATTATACACTCAGGGCTAGGACCTATGAAAACTATGCCGTGCATCTCACATATTTTTGCAAACTGAGCATTTTCAGCTAAAAACCCATATCCTGGATGTATGGCATCTGCACCTGTAATCTCAGCTGCAGATATTATATTAGGTATTTTAAGATATGACTCTGTACTTTTTGTAGGTCCTATGCACACTGACTCGTCTGCTATTTTCACATGAAGACTGTCTCTGTCAGCCTCTGAAAATACAGCAACTGTCTTTATCCCTAACTCTTTTGCAGCCCTTATGATCCTGACGGCTATCTCTCCTCTATTGGCAATTAAAATCTTATTAAACATTATTATCCTCCTAAATCAACTTTTTACTAGTCTAACTCTACTAAAACAAGATTCTTTCCGTAATCTGCAAGGCTTCCCTCTTCTAAAAGTATCTCTTTCACAGTACCTGCATAAGGAGTTGTCACCGGGCTATTCACACCAATTGTTGAGATATAACCTATCTCCTGCCCCTCTTTTATCTTATCTCCTACTTTTATCATGGCTTTTCCACCCTTAATATGGTAAGAAAACTTTCCTACATTATAAGATTTCACCTCTTTGTATTTTTTTGTTTCCTCTACCTCATTATCACTCTCTAGAACTTCTACCTGCTGCGGTGCGGCAGGAACAAGTTTCGGTCTTTTAAGCACTATTTTCAGATCTTCACTTTCAAAATTGATCTCAGTAAGGCTTGTATCATTTAATATCTGCATTAAATCTTCTACATTATTTATATCATGCTTCATAAAAAAGGTCCTCCTATATATCTGTTTTACGTTTCATTTTATCACAAATAAAATACTGTTTCAAGAAATTATTACACACGTAATCTTAACTGCTTTACTATTTTATGACTATATTTTCAATTCCTAAAAGTTCTACTACCTCACTTATAAAATACTTAGAGGGAGTTACACGGTAGTTTTTATCCAGCTCCACCGTTTTTTTCTCATCTTTTTCTCTGAGGGCTAGATATATCCTGTGGTCTCCCTGGTGTCTTGAGATTATCTCTTTTAGCGCAGGTAGTTTTGGCTTGTCTTCCTGGTCTATGAGAATATATACTTTGAACCTCGGCATCTCTCCTATCTCATCTAGGGGCCGAACTTCTCTTATTATGATTTTTTTTTCCTCATGTCCACCAAAATGGTCTGTCTGAACCACCCCTTCTACATAGAGGGGTGCTCCGTCTAAAAGATAGTGCCCCATCTTTTGATAGTCTCTGGGAAAAGCAACTGCTCCTATTCTACCATAATAATCTTCCAAATCAAAAACTCCCATTACCTGCCCGCTTTTTTTGGTTATCACCTTCTTCAAGTTTCTAACCATTCCATAGGTTTTTATATGAACAGGCATATCACTGACTATATCTTTTATCTCAGTAAGTCTGTAGGCCTTAAGCATCTGACGATATTTATCCAAAGGGTGTCCCGTAAAATAAAACCCCAGAAACTCTTTTTCCCCTGTCAGGAGATTTTCCATTTTATACTCTTCCACAGATGGCATCTGGAATTTTTCAATAGTTG
This window encodes:
- a CDS encoding phosphopentomutase; this translates as MKKIERATIIVLDSAGVGYLPDAAEFGDIGADTFGNISKECGGLNIPNLEKMGIGNLTEINGADKIKNTIGAYGKAAEKAKGKDTTTGHWEIAGVIGDKPFPTYPDGFPEEVLKELEKRTGRKILCNKPYSGTAVIDEYGEEQLKTGAWIVYTSADPVLQIAANEEIIPLEKLYRACETALEICMEKSPVARVIARPYVGRARGEFERTSNRHDYSVKPPRATLLDKLKSAGKDVVAIGKISDIFAGEGITDTRGTNHNDKDGILKTITALKEDSKGLIFTNLVDFDMKFGHRRDPQGYKEAIEQFDRYLPEIMENMKDDEILIVTADHGCDPTYQGTDHTREYIPILVYGKEVKGGVDLGIRRTFGDIAATLEELLLGNSAEGSFAKDLY
- the deoC gene encoding deoxyribose-phosphate aldolase, which gives rise to MEINKYIDHTVLKATTVKEDIVKLCQEAREHGFFSVCVNGCYVSLAADELKGTDVKIAAVVGFPLGAMSSEAKVFEAKKCIEDGASEIDMVINVGLLKSGETKLVEDEIRAIKEAIGDNVLKVIIETCYLTEKEKRTACQLSLNAKADFVKTSTGFGTGGATFEDVALMKEVVGDKAQIKASGGVRDLETAMKYIEMGVTRLGTSSGVMLVTSGKAKEGEY
- a CDS encoding thymidine phosphorylase, yielding MRAVDIIQKKRDKEILTKEEIGFLLGEYLEGNIPDYQMSSFLMAVYFNGMTTEELKFFTEKMIYSGDTIDFPGTHKFLVDKHSTGGVGDKTTIALAPIFGALGMGTAKLSGKGLGHTGGTIDKFESIEGFKFSQTKEELIKLVNETGTGIMGYSDKIVPLDKKLYSLRDVTATVPSIPLIASSIMGKKLAVHADAIILDVKVGSGAFMKNIDEARELAKTMYDLGKAFDRNIVCLLTNMDQPLGEAVGNSLEVIEAIETLKGNGPEDFTDLIYTLASQALVMKGDAADLESGKERVKAVIENGQALDMLRKFIRGSGGNPDVCDDYSLLPKAREKDVFYATKDGYIEHLNAELIGRAAMMLGAGRAAKDDIIDHSVGIIMCSKVGDKLEKGDAILEIFHNGNLREEVLETLAQAVVISEKKIDKQEIILEIIGG
- a CDS encoding Crp/Fnr family transcriptional regulator: MMNNLSKLENYIQKFGLEEVFSPEIRRFLKVKKYAKGEIIFNAYKPVLYIYFLVEGLVEINSIMISGNKLFINNLFPLELIGDLEYMNKQEAIFDVVAADNSTVILLPFDIAEKYLEDNPKFWRLLATECSKKLLRTNRAIILKGSYSLKTVLANYLIKNNYEINFTSLVDLAAHLNVSYRNLSRVIKSLSEEGIIKKQRKKIITLKKEELKNYSVNL
- the bioF gene encoding 8-amino-7-oxononanoate synthase codes for the protein MMKEIKEKLVSLKGEGLFREIKDIEKLEGKYIWMEENKYLDFSSSNYIGFRDDRRIIEAAKDALEKYGMGSGASRVVVGTASLYKELEELIASEKKKDAALIFNSGYDANLGIISTVVGKNDVVFCDKLNHASIYDGIRLSGAKMIRFRHNDMKDLENKLRMFRKGYKRALIVVDSVFSMDGDKANLIEIVRLKKKYDVTLMIDEAHGGGVLGEEGLGLAEELGILEEVDINMGTFSKAYGSQGAYVAASKEIIDYLINHCRSLVYTTSMPPVVVGASLEAMKLTKNEKSRREHLKYLGDYLRSRLKEAEIDTLESTTQIVPVVVGDNEETLGLSVFLKDHGIMAPAIRKPTVTTPRIRISLSSNHSKEDIDFLVDTVLEYTHRKRSKKDKVIKWVKNVLHKTHNQDKKGKKNI
- the nusB gene encoding transcription antitermination factor NusB, producing the protein MSRKTAREEFFKLLFEAELNEVDATEVLEDFISRDDFKLSKAGQEFLEKYANGVTENKAEIQRTIEENMTGWTLDRIGNVERTLLKFATYELLKEDVGYEIVINEIVELAKKYGEEKSHEFINGVLAKIVNK
- a CDS encoding DUF2273 domain-containing protein, whose protein sequence is MVAEFIEEFLVNRKKYLGALGGFLFGLILIQYGFVKMLIVLAITCLGYNLGDMEKIKRIKKILITRLKED
- the amaP gene encoding alkaline shock response membrane anchor protein AmaP codes for the protein MVRKLIFALAWVGIFIISLGGIYLGIIPEYFYNVDFYSYAFRGALIGLSAIYLLLTIEKFLSNFEKPKDYEIQTENGKLTVSSSSVNNLVKEIVGSSPDIKNIRPSNKIKRKKLFITVKVDAYTDSEISKNILDLQSQIKDYVFEYLGVEVENVEVKVSKLIKRKATSGFRSERGDE
- a CDS encoding Asp23/Gls24 family envelope stress response protein; translation: MSELGNIKIADDVVKVISAKAAVDVDGVFKLAGGVADEVNKILGKKRPTHGVKVEVGEKECSIEVFIVVEYGYSIPEVAGEVQEAVIKNITELTGLKVVEVNIYVQDVKIKEAEAEAEEEIEILD
- the accC gene encoding acetyl-CoA carboxylase biotin carboxylase subunit codes for the protein MFNKILIANRGEIAVRIIRAAKELGIKTVAVFSEADRDSLHVKIADESVCIGPTKSTESYLKIPNIISAAEITGADAIHPGYGFLAENAQFAKICEMHGIVFIGPSPECIINMGDKATARKTAVENGVPLTEGTGLIKNIEEAKKEVNERIGYPVMIKATAGGGGKGMRIAKNDNELATNMVAAQNEAEAAFGNPDVYIEKFVENPRHIEIQIIGDKHGSVVHLGERDCSIQRRHQKLIEEAPSAILPEDVRVAMGEAAVKLAKAINYDSAGTLEFLVDKNNDFFFMEMNTRIQVEHTVTEMVTGVDIIKEQIIAAAGGKLTVTQDDVVIMGHAIECRINAEDTVNNFMPSAGTLETYIPAGGIGVRIDSHSYQGYVISPYYDSMIAKLIVHGSDREEAIIRMKRALEEYIIEGVDTTIPFHLQVIENEAYQKGDVYTSFIEEYFDKNKK
- a CDS encoding biotin/lipoyl-containing protein; translated protein: MKHDINNVEDLMQILNDTSLTEINFESEDLKIVLKRPKLVPAAPQQVEVLESDNEVEETKKYKEVKSYNVGKFSYHIKGGKAMIKVGDKIKEGQEIGYISTIGVNSPVTTPYAGTVKEILLEEGSLADYGKNLVLVELD